The DNA region CTTCGTCTGCGGCACCGCTACCCAGGTCTTCTTTCCGCCCTTCTCGATGAGGGCATAGGAGTACCCGCCGCTGTCCATGGTCTCGACGACCTTGCCGGAGAGCGATGCGCCCTCCTGAGCCCCGAGGCTCCCTGCGGTCCCCACGAACAAGATCGCCAGCGCTGCCATCACCGCTACTGCTGCTGAGAGACTTTTCATTGTACACGCTCCTCTTTCTGGATAATAGGGTTCATCCTTTCATCTAGGAATTATACCACACACCAGCTGCCCGGGATTGAAGGCCGGCCTCCGGTCTCATCGCTCTCGACGAGCTTCTTCACAATGGGGATATCGGCATCGGCAAAGTCGTGCTGCAGCAGCTCGGACCTCGCAACCCACTTCACCTCGGCATGATCGGTGAGAGAGAATTCCCCGGAACAATAGTGCGCCCGATACGCCAAAAGGCGTATATGGATCGTGCCGTAGTCGAACTCGCTCGCGGCGATGAAACCGTCGATCCCCGCCTCGATGCCGAACTCCTCCCTGAGCTCGCGCCGGAGACACGCTTCGGGCGTTTCGCCGGGCTCGACCTTGCCGCCCGGAAACTCCCATTTGCCGCCGCACTGCATGCCCTCCTTTCTCCGGGCGATCAGGATACGGCCGTCCTTCTCGATGACCGCTGCGGTGACCTCCTTGATCGATTCTTTCCCCTGCTCCCGCAGCCCCTTGAAAAAGCGCCTCAGAAGCGCTGCGCTCTCTTCTTCGAGCACCCCTGACACGACCTCTGCCCGGTGATTGAGTCTCGGGTCGGAGAGGAGGTGGTAGAGACTCCTGACCGCGCCTCCCTTAGGGTCGCTGCAGCCGTAAACGAGCCTGCCCAGGCGGGCATTGAGCATCACGCCCGAGCACATGATGCAGGGCTCTTTGGTGACATAAAGGGCGGCATCGGACAGCCGCCAGCTCCGCAGTTCGAGAGCAGCGGCCCGGAGGGCGAGAGTCTCGGCATGCGCGGTGGGGTCGAAGGTGGTCTCCCGCAGGTTGTGGGCCGCGGCGACGATCTCGCCCCCGAGAGCGACGACCGCGCCGACCGGCACCTCGCCCTTGGCAAAGGCGAGCTCCGCCTGCTCCAGGGCGAGGCGCATGCACGCTCTATCCGAATCGTTCCGTTCTCTCTCCATGCAGTGCCCTCGTTTCTCCCTGAACCGTACCGCGGTGCCGAGGGCGGGAATCCGCTCACGGCGAAGAGCGCGCCTCCCCTGCCGGGTCTGAGGCGGCAAAACGCGGTAAGGCCTCCGGGCATTCCGGAGGCCTTACCGGTAACAGGGCGAATCCTAAGAATGCTTATGATTGCTGCTTGCCCGTCTCCCGCTGATACGCCTCTTTACCCGCCTCGACGGCAGCGGTGATGACCGACTTCTTCTCATCGATATAGTGTTTGCTCCGCTCTACGGTCGAGGTGACGCCCTCTTTTGCGTGGGTCATGTAGTCCTCGGCCTTTTCCTTGACGTCATCGGCAAACTCCTTTATCTTCTTCCTCGTCTCCTCTCCCGACTGCGGTGCGAGGAGCAGTGCGAGACCGGCGCCCACCATTCCTCCCAGCAGGAAGGAAAGCAGTACCGATCCGGCGCTGAACCCTTCTTCATCTCTCATAGTCCGACCTCCTTTCTCTGATCTGATTTATCAAAACGCCCAACGCGGTCCTGACGCCCGCTTTAACCCCGGCAGCGCGCAGCGACACCCCTTCGCCCACATTCCCGACGACGGTGCTCAGCGCCCTCACGTTCAGCGACACCTCTTTCATCGCGTCCGAGAGGTCACGCACATTGTCGGTCACGACGCCGACGTCATCGGTGATCTTCCGCACGCTCCGGAGCGACAGTTCCGTCTCGAGGAGCACCGGAGTGAGCCGCTCCTCCGTGGTCTTTACGAACTCATTAACCGTCATGGCCAACCGCCGTATCTCCATGATCGCATACACGAGGAAGCCGATAGCGACCACGATGCCGAGCACCAGGATAAACACGCCCACGCTTAATATGATCAGCCATGAATTGCTCTCCATTCACCCTCCCTCTCACCGCCGTTTTCCACAAGCTTATCATAAGTATATCACATTTATTCTTCAGGCAATATTATAGCGCTCCCCTCCCGAGATAGCGCGACAGCAAGGGGTCTCCCTGAATGATATCCACCACCTCGACGATCAGATCGACGAGATCGCCCTCCGGAAGCCCCAGCTTATCCCAGCCCGCGCCGTCGAAGAGGGGGACGAACGGATCGCCGGAAGAGACCACGCCGACTCCCTTCACCACCACGTCGGAAAGATGGACGATCATCACCTCCTTGAAATGGGCGGCGCAGAGGCTCGGCCGGTGGTGATACGAGATGGTATCCTGGATGATCTTCGGGAAGTTCCAGGTCTCGGCCAGCCATAACCCCACATAGTCATGGCCGAAGGTGATGACCTTTTTCTCGGCCTCGAGCGCCGTGATCCCGGAGGTCCTCACCGTCTCCTCGATCGAGCGGGATTCGGCAGGGAGCTGCTTCTTGATAAGGATCTTCCCGATATCGTGGAGCAGCGCGCCGGTCATGATCTCTTCGATGGTGATGAGATTGAACCGCTTCGCCAGGAAGCCCGAGACGAGCGAGCAGCAGTAGGAATGATCCCAGAGGCCCGGAAGCTTTTCCTCGGCGAGGTCGAACAGCGACGTGCTCAGGACGATGCCCCTGATGAGGTTTGCCCCGAGGAGGATCACCGCCCGGCGCACTGCCGCCACCTCGCTGTAGAGCCCGTAAAAGGGTGAGTTGACGAGCTTCAGCACCTTGGTCGAGAGCACCTGGTCGCGCTCGATAAGCCTGCTCACTTCATCGACCGAATAGTTCACGTCGGCAATGAGCTTCAGGATCTGGCCGTGGGTCGTCGGGATCGTAGGGAGGTCCTTGACCTTGAAAAGCCGCTCCTTTATGGGTGCTTCAGCGGGCGTCATGCGAGGAGCTCCTTTACGATCGAGCGGATCTTGAGCACGGCGGGGTGCGGACCGGCGGTGCCGAATCTCCGGTCGATCTCCTTGGAGAGCGATTCGTCCTTCGCCTTCTCCTGCTGGACCGGTTCTCCCTCGACGACGATCTCCTTGATGTTCCTGTTATCGAGCATGGCGATATGCCGCTCCGTCAGCTCGACTCCCCTCATGAATATGATATCGCCGTTATTGTCACGGACGGTCGATGCAATAACCATGCGGGGTTGCGCTAGGGTGATAGGGATTTTTTGCATATGCTGATGCTCCTTCCGTCCCCCCTCTGCCCGGGAGCATATATCTGCTGACCCTCCCGGCGGCAGGACCGCGGGGAATACGCCCGCCGTTCATTTATTTTCGGAGGAAATCGATAAAAGATTACCGCCGACGCTGAGAGAGGAAGAGAGCGACTATGAGGAGCTCTGCCGGGAGCGGCGGTAGACATAGGCGATACGTTGAATCACGGTGATATGGCTGAGCAGGAAGAGAAGAATCATGAGATACAGCAACCCTCCGAGGATGCAGCCGGCTGCGAGCAGGACGATCCGTTCCGGCCGTTCCATGAGCCCTACCTGACAATCGATGCCCAGCGCCTCGGCCCGTGCCCTGACATAACTGATGAGCAGGGCTCCCGCGAGCGCGCCGCCGGTGAGCAGCATCCCGGTCGGGTGACCGCGATCGAAAAAGTACCACGCCACGGCGAGGAAGAGCAGCGCGTCGGAATAGCGGTCGAGGGTCGAATCGAGAAAGGCCCCGTAGACCGTCTTCTTCCCGTTGGTCCGGGCGACGATGCCGTCGAGCATGTCGAAGAAGCCCCCGAGGAGGATGAGAAGCCCCCCGAGCCGGATATCGAACGGGATGAGGAGGGCCGCAACGGCCGTAATCAGGAAGCCGAGTATGCTCAGCGCATTCGGGCTGACAGAGATTCTCTTTGCCAGGGGTGCAAGAGGCCTGTCGAGAAAATGTCCGAGCTTCGCACCGATCACCGTCGCCGCTTCCCCTTACCGCTTCCTGTTACCGTTCCCTCTGCCCTGCAATAAAGGCCTCCACCATGCTCCTCGCCTCCTCATCGGAGAACTGGACCCTGGGGTGCTTCATAAAGTACGCGGAGGGAGCGAGGAGCGCGCCGCCGACGTTTCTGTCACGGGCGATCTTGCAGCACCGGATGGCGTCGATGACCACGCCGGCGCTGTTGGGCGAGTCCTCGACAGAGAGCCGCAATTCGAGATGCATGGGCACGTTGCCGAACCCCGCTCCCTCGATTCTCAGGAAACAGACCTTGTTGTCGTTCATCCAGGGGACATAGTCGGACGGCCCGATATGGATATCCTCGGTCGAAACCCGGTGGGTGATCTGGGATTGAACGGCCTCGGTCTTCGATATCTTTTTCGACTTGAGCCTGCTGTGGTTCATCATATTGAGAAAGTCGGTATTGCCGCCGACATTCAGCTGGTACGTGTGCCGTATCTTCACTCCCCGGTCCATGAACAGCTTGGTGAGCGCCCGGTGGACTATGGTAGCCCCTACCTGGGCCTTGATGTCGTCCCCGACCAGCGGGATCCCCCTCTCCTCGAAGCGCCGTACCCACGCATCGTCGGACGCGACGAAAACGGGGATGCAGTTCACGAACGCCACTCCTGCATCGAGACAAGCCTGGGCGTAGTAGCGCGTCGCCTGCTCCGAGCCGACGGGCAGGTAATTGAGCAGCATATCGGCGCCGCTGTCTTTCAGTACCGTGGCGATATCGCAGGGCTTTTCATCGGCGACGATGAACCGCCGGTCGTCGGGGTAATCGACCATATGCGGCGCCACGCCGTCGAGCACCTCGCCCATCCGTACGGTTACGGCATAATCGGGCAGCTCCGGGTAGAAAAGCGTCGTGCAGTTCGGCTTTGCGATCAACGCCTCGCGGAGCGGCCTGTTCACCTTGCGCACATCGACATCGAATGCCGCCACCACCTCTATGTCACCCGGGAGATAGCCCCCCAGGTTGTGATGCATGAGACCGAGCGACAGGTCGGGGCTCCCTTCTGCCAGCGATGAATAATATGCTATCCCCTGTATCAGGGAGCTCGCACAATTGCCGACTCCCGCAACCGCAATACGTATCCTGCCCATAACCGTCCCTGTCTCCTTGCTATGTTATCTCGATCTGCTTCGGCATGGCCTCAGCCTTCTTGGGAAGAACGACATTCAGTATACCATCTTTAAGGGTCGCTTTTATATTGTTTTTGTTAATGATTGCGGGGAGAATGAAGGAGCGGGAGAAGACGCCGCTCTGGCGCTCCATCTGGTAGTAGCTCCTTCCCTCCCTCCGGGACCTCCGCTTGCCGCTGATCCTGAGCGTATTGTCTTCAACGGTAAGCGCGATGTCCGACTCGCTCACCTCGGGAAGCTCGGCCATGACGACGAATTCCCCCGGCGTCTCGCAGATATCGATCGCCGGCACCCAGAGGGCGGATGCCTGCTCGCCGGGCTGCGGGAACGTTTCTTCGAAGAGCCGGTTGCCGCGGGCCCGCAGCCAGAGTATGTCACGAAAAGGATCCCATCGATCCATGTGCCGCACCTGCCTTCCTGAACAAAGGTAAGTTGAATATATAAAGTAATTCATCCTCTTATGTCAAGACGTACTTTGCACGGGAATACACGGATACCGTACGGGCCGGAGCATGAGGAGCCCTGGTAGACGGGCACGCCGGGCACTGATGCATCAGTGCGCCGGGTATTTACCTTTTAAGTTTACTCTTTTCTATCCCGATGTCAAGCGTGCAAGGCGCTGCGCTGCTGGGGGCCTCTCAGGAGGCCTGCTGTACGGGAACGGAGGGAGCGCTCTCCGAGAGGGGGAACTTCATGCGGGTGCACTTGAGCGAACCGAGCGTATACCTGATATGGGCGTCGACGATCTCGGTTATCTCGGTGATGAACGACGGCGGGGGGGAGACCCGGTCGATAGCGGCCGGATTCCACTTGAGAAGGCTCTGGTAGAAGCGTGCCGCTCCGCCGGTGAGCCGGATCGATGCGCCGGCAGCATCGCTGCAGCGGGGACAGAGCAGCGAGCCGTGGGAGACATAAAAATGGTACTGGCGCGCTGCGGGTGCTGCCGGCTGGCGGCCTGCTGCCGGTCTTCCGCACCTGCCGCAGGCGTCGAGCCGCGGCGCATAGCCCGCCCGGTGCAGGAGCTGCATCTTGTAAAAGAGGTGGTAGAGACGGCTGCTGCGGTTCGATTCGAGCTTCGCCAGCATCGTCAGGAGGAGGTGAAAGAACTCCTGGTTCGGCTCTCTTTCGGGCAGCAGGGTGAGCGTCAGCTCCAGCATCTCCGAAACGTTCAGGAGGCACGTCATGTCCTCCCTGAGCGACTGAAAAGGCCTCACGATATCCGACTGGGTCAGGCGGGGAAGCGTGCTCTCCTCTTTTCCGAAGAAAGATATCCGTGAATAGGTGAGCGGCTCGAGGCTGCTCCCGAACCTGCTCTTCACTTTCCGCGGGCTCTTCGCAAAGACGCTCATGAGGCCGTAGTCGAAAGTCAGGTAGGCGACGATGAGGTCGGCCTCTCCGAAGACCGTGCTCTTAAGGACAATGCCTCGCGTTCTCTTCAGCATAGGACCGCTCTCATTCCCTTCGCAGTGCTCCCCGCCGTATTGATAATAACCAAGAGCCGCCCGAAAAGCAACCTGCAGCACGGCGGCGGACAGGGCGGCGGTCCGGCGATAGGCGGTAAGGGGCGGCAGCGGGGCAGTGACGGGCGCGAGGCATGCTCACCAGCGAGGCGCCAGAGGCATCGAAGCACGGAGCGGAGAATGAGGACCGGACCGCATGCGGCATGAGGCGCGCCGCCGGCCACAACGGGGGAGCGCTACATGATATTGCCGAAATCTTCGGGCCTCAGGTTCTTGAGCCACTCTTCGAGCTCATCGGCTCTCCGCACCTCGAGGACGCTCTCTTCCACGAAGATGGGGGCCTGCACCCTGAGCGCAACGGCCACCGCATCGGACGGCCGCGAATCTATGGTCACCTCTCTCTTCCCGTCGCCCGCGTGAATCAGCGCATAGTAGGTGTTGTCGACGATCTCGGTGATAACGATCTTCGTTACCTTGACGCCCAATCCGTCGAACACGTTCTTTATGAGATCATGGGTGAGCGGTCGGGGAGTGATGACCTTGCCGAGGGCGAGCGCAATGGCATCCGCCTCGGGCTTGCCGATCCAGATCGGCAGCGTCTCGTTGCCGTCGACCTGCTGCAGCAGCAGGATATACATGCCGCTCCTCGGGTCGAAGAGGAGACCCTCTACTTTCATCTGTATGAACATTTATCTGAACCCCAGTTCGCCTAACATGCGATTATTACTGCGCCAGTCCTTCTTCACCTTCACCCACAGCTCGAGAAAGACCCTGGCGCCGAGCAGTGCCTCGATATCGTGCCGTGCGCGCGTACCTATCTCCTTGAGCTTGGCGCCCTCTTTTCCTATTATTATACCCTTTTGCCCTTTTCTTTCAACATAAATATTCGCCGTGATGAGGATAACACCGTCCTCCCGCTCCTCCCACTGCAGCACCTCGGTGGCGACGGCGAAGGGCACCTCCTCTTCGGTCTGCTCCATCACCTTTTCCCTGATGATCTCGGCAACGATCGCCCGTTCGAGCTGGTCCGTCACCAGATCGTCGGGATAGTACTTCGGCCCCTCGGGGAGGTACTTCACGATGGCCTTGAGAAGGTCGTCGACTCCCTCGCCGGTCAG from Nitrospirota bacterium includes:
- the tadA gene encoding tRNA adenosine(34) deaminase TadA; its protein translation is MERERNDSDRACMRLALEQAELAFAKGEVPVGAVVALGGEIVAAAHNLRETTFDPTAHAETLALRAAALELRSWRLSDAALYVTKEPCIMCSGVMLNARLGRLVYGCSDPKGGAVRSLYHLLSDPRLNHRAEVVSGVLEEESAALLRRFFKGLREQGKESIKEVTAAVIEKDGRILIARRKEGMQCGGKWEFPGGKVEPGETPEACLRRELREEFGIEAGIDGFIAASEFDYGTIHIRLLAYRAHYCSGEFSLTDHAEVKWVARSELLQHDFADADIPIVKKLVESDETGGRPSIPGSWCVV
- a CDS encoding YtxH domain-containing protein; this encodes MRDEEGFSAGSVLLSFLLGGMVGAGLALLLAPQSGEETRKKIKEFADDVKEKAEDYMTHAKEGVTSTVERSKHYIDEKKSVITAAVEAGKEAYQRETGKQQS
- a CDS encoding DUF948 domain-containing protein: MESNSWLIILSVGVFILVLGIVVAIGFLVYAIMEIRRLAMTVNEFVKTTEERLTPVLLETELSLRSVRKITDDVGVVTDNVRDLSDAMKEVSLNVRALSTVVGNVGEGVSLRAAGVKAGVRTALGVLINQIRERRSDYER
- a CDS encoding HDOD domain-containing protein, which encodes MTPAEAPIKERLFKVKDLPTIPTTHGQILKLIADVNYSVDEVSRLIERDQVLSTKVLKLVNSPFYGLYSEVAAVRRAVILLGANLIRGIVLSTSLFDLAEEKLPGLWDHSYCCSLVSGFLAKRFNLITIEEIMTGALLHDIGKILIKKQLPAESRSIEETVRTSGITALEAEKKVITFGHDYVGLWLAETWNFPKIIQDTISYHHRPSLCAAHFKEVMIVHLSDVVVKGVGVVSSGDPFVPLFDGAGWDKLGLPEGDLVDLIVEVVDIIQGDPLLSRYLGRGAL
- a CDS encoding CDP-alcohol phosphatidyltransferase family protein; the encoded protein is MIGAKLGHFLDRPLAPLAKRISVSPNALSILGFLITAVAALLIPFDIRLGGLLILLGGFFDMLDGIVARTNGKKTVYGAFLDSTLDRYSDALLFLAVAWYFFDRGHPTGMLLTGGALAGALLISYVRARAEALGIDCQVGLMERPERIVLLAAGCILGGLLYLMILLFLLSHITVIQRIAYVYRRSRQSSS
- a CDS encoding inositol-3-phosphate synthase; amino-acid sequence: MGRIRIAVAGVGNCASSLIQGIAYYSSLAEGSPDLSLGLMHHNLGGYLPGDIEVVAAFDVDVRKVNRPLREALIAKPNCTTLFYPELPDYAVTVRMGEVLDGVAPHMVDYPDDRRFIVADEKPCDIATVLKDSGADMLLNYLPVGSEQATRYYAQACLDAGVAFVNCIPVFVASDDAWVRRFEERGIPLVGDDIKAQVGATIVHRALTKLFMDRGVKIRHTYQLNVGGNTDFLNMMNHSRLKSKKISKTEAVQSQITHRVSTEDIHIGPSDYVPWMNDNKVCFLRIEGAGFGNVPMHLELRLSVEDSPNSAGVVIDAIRCCKIARDRNVGGALLAPSAYFMKHPRVQFSDEEARSMVEAFIAGQRER
- a CDS encoding Hsp20/alpha crystallin family protein, encoding MDRWDPFRDILWLRARGNRLFEETFPQPGEQASALWVPAIDICETPGEFVVMAELPEVSESDIALTVEDNTLRISGKRRSRREGRSYYQMERQSGVFSRSFILPAIINKNNIKATLKDGILNVVLPKKAEAMPKQIEIT
- the recO gene encoding DNA repair protein RecO, with amino-acid sequence MLKRTRGIVLKSTVFGEADLIVAYLTFDYGLMSVFAKSPRKVKSRFGSSLEPLTYSRISFFGKEESTLPRLTQSDIVRPFQSLREDMTCLLNVSEMLELTLTLLPEREPNQEFFHLLLTMLAKLESNRSSRLYHLFYKMQLLHRAGYAPRLDACGRCGRPAAGRQPAAPAARQYHFYVSHGSLLCPRCSDAAGASIRLTGGAARFYQSLLKWNPAAIDRVSPPPSFITEITEIVDAHIRYTLGSLKCTRMKFPLSESAPSVPVQQAS
- a CDS encoding bifunctional nuclease family protein yields the protein MFIQMKVEGLLFDPRSGMYILLLQQVDGNETLPIWIGKPEADAIALALGKVITPRPLTHDLIKNVFDGLGVKVTKIVITEIVDNTYYALIHAGDGKREVTIDSRPSDAVAVALRVQAPIFVEESVLEVRRADELEEWLKNLRPEDFGNIM